The Mangifera indica cultivar Alphonso chromosome 12, CATAS_Mindica_2.1, whole genome shotgun sequence DNA window AGATAAAAGAATCATTAAACATTCAGAAGGGATGCAGAAAATGGACctcaaaagaagaaaatctcAAGATAAGCATGCAGCATCAACTAGAGACTACTcctcttttagttttaaagaaagaaaatatatatacatatatatatatacctcaGCTCGCTTTTTTCTGGTGGCTACATGTAATGCAGTGTTACCAAACTTGTCAGGAAGCATTACAATAGCAGCATCAGCCTCAAGAAGTAGTTTCACCACCTCACAGCTCTGCCCTTTTACAGCCATGTGAAGTGCAGTCTGCCCTTTCTTATCAGTCCTTCGGGCCAATTGTGCATCTATGCTGAGTAATGCTCTCACTATTTCTACATGGCCAGGTCTGGCAGCTAGATGCAGTGCATTTTTCCCATTGGATCTAGCTATCTCTAATAAGCTACTATCCTTTGAAAGCAATTCATTGACTACAGCTGCATGTCCTCTTGTAGCTGCAGATATAAGTGGTGTTGCATTTAATGGGCCAAATGTTCTGCTCAAGCTGGGATCATGATCTAGTAACACTTGGACAATTGCTGTgacaaaaagaataattattagTATGAAGCCCCAGTCTCAGGAAGATAAAGTGTTGCAACCAGTAACGTTTCTCACAAATGTAAAGAAAACCATCACCCTTGGTCCTTGAAAAGGAACCAAGGACTAAAggaacaaaatcaaaatctaaacTCCACTTGTAAAGGACCACATATCAGTAGAAAACCACCTTCACACATTTTCCTCAATTATAATTGGTTCTTCATAACAAGTAACTATAATAATGCATAAATTTAATCGTAACTTAGCAATTAGATTACTTTCCTTAAAAAATCGCATTGAAATAGATACCTGTCATGAATTTTCATAACAGAACATCAATCTCCAATTCATTAACCAATAAGGTACTTATCATAACTGATAAGCAAATAACTATTTAAAGTTTACAAAGTGAAATAACCAGCTACTACCTTATTGTTTAGGATACTAAACATTTTATGGAAAAGTTAAAGCTCTAGACACAATTAACCCTTTCAACCTTATTCTATTTTAGAATACTCAAACTTTCCATTGATAAGGTAACAGCCGGAAATCAATATAATTACCATGATGCCCTTGGATTGCAGCAATATGCAAGGGATCGAGCATGGACTTATTCTTCCTTGTAAGACCCTCTTTGGTTGAATACTTCAACAACTCCTTCACAACTTCTATATAACCTTTAGCAGCAGCAGTAAATAGAGCAGTTTCCCCCAACTCATTCACCTCATTCACAACTGACGCCCTTATCTCAGCAACTTCTACATCAAAATCAGCCCCACTTAAGGTCCCCACCATTTGGGAATCTATGTCAGCAAGAATCTGTTTAACTGCTCCCAAATCTCCACGCTGAGCTGCCAAATGCAGCTCAGTGTCATTGTGTCGACCAGTCACTTGTTTCACATACTTCTTTTTTCCTGCTTGGTCTATGCGTTTCCCTGAGTTGGAAAGGACCAAAGCTGGTGCTGTTGCTGAAGATGGTGAAGGGGATGGCGAAGGCACAGGTGATGGCGTCTGTAAAGGCTCCCAAAGAGGGTTTTGACTCAACTGTGGAGTCATTTGTCCTTTCTCAAGATCTCTCCCAGATCCTGAAAAGAATCATCACGAATTGTCAAAAATTACACAAAGTAACTACTCAATAGCTTGTTAATACCAAACAATCACAACACCAAGAATTTTATTGAGCTCACATTATTGTTGTCTTTTACTATAAATCCAGTAAATTTCTGAACCCCAAATTAACAAAAGTGAACTGAAGACAGATAATCTTACAATCAACTAACTTCTAAGGGTTCTTTAGCTCAAAATTAATCGATCATATAATCTTACAACTACccaaccattttttttatagCTCAACCAAGATCAAGTTTTTATCTAAACAATAAATGAGACAAACAATACAAGCAAATACCCACAAGTCTAATTGAAGAAAATATCACCTCTATACTATTTgcaaaaacacaaattaaattctAGATCAGAGACTTCAActataatatttgtttatttatctttcagcttaaaaaatagaaatggtAGCTTCTTCACCTATATTATCATAAACTACAATCAGAATATGAAAAAGtctctttaattaaaaacaataaaagaaaaaaaaaaacacagagaGAAATTAATGGATGGTCATCTAGTCTTTACCTTCTTCAACAGATGAGGCCATAATCAAGCACTGAAAcgaaatgaaaaggaaaaaggaaaactaAGAGATCATTAAAGGGAGGAAATAAAGTAGAAAGGAAGCTGAAAAGGAGGAGAGTGAAGAAAGGGGATTAAACTATAATGACAAACAAGGGAAGAGAAAGAGGAGAGAAGGAAGGGTGGTGAAACGTGGAATAAGAGTTGAGTGATGAATGTGAACTGTGAAGTGTCGTCGAAAGGCGGAAAAGAGCTTTTGGATTTTtgccataattttattttattatttccttcCACGTCAACAACCAAATAGTTTTGTATCACCAgtggactattttccatccaagtatgttgtaatctcaaatttctatcatttaattaaaaatatcaaatactcacttatgatcgattaaatttaatagaaccctaacgtctgaaaattttatttttttttacccttctaaactttaaaaacaaaaaattttttcccaacctaagttttaaaaaatgataatttcaccctagggttttgttttgaaatctctgagaCATCTTCAGCTCCATTatcgacgacctctccctccagAAGCATCCTCTTTTTTCGGCGATCTCTCCCTCTAGAAGCATCCTCTTttttcgacgatctctttcctctcatttggacacTCAATCGACATCTAAAAAGTCTTgagagacaaagaacttcgttggggaagacgaagacgacgacttcgtcttcatctgggagagaccgtcggcaatggaaCTGGAGATGTAGCCGaaatttcaaaacgaaaccctagggtgaaactgtcattttttaaaatttaggctggagaaaattttttatttttaaagtttaggggggcaaaaatagattatattttaatttattttttaatattataaaaaaaataataattttatttttacgactattaattttaattattcataaataggtgtttgatgttttcatagttaaagagtgaaaacGCGAGATTGCCGAATTCCTTAGGTGGGGATAGTCCTCTGGCCTTTTGTATCGTATTGCATTGACTTTAGGGCCCTTAGTCACTGCCAACATCTTCTTTCTAGTCTTATTATTAGAAGGCCACCTGCCACTCCAATCGGGAGTGGAatgaatttattcaaatttaaatttaaatttgggtttaatttgaataaatttaaattaaaattttaatatttttaaatttaaattttaaaaatatttaatttgttaaactcataaattaaaatttttttatataaaataatattattttaaataatttatattaaaataacgttattttattttattatttccacCCACTTCAAcaactaaataaatttgtattgtattgtattgaCTTTACAGCCGTGACTCACTGCTAACATCTcctttctaattttattattaaaaggcCACCTGTCACCGCTATCAGATCCAGActaaatttatttgtgtttaaattttaatttgagtttaatttaaataaactcaaaataagtttaatttaaacaaatttaagtctaaaattttaatattttcaagtttaaactttaaagataTTCAATTTGtcaaactcataaataaaaaaaatttatataaaacgatattattttgaataatatatataaaaatgatatcgttttaataataaattgagtttaaatctcaattcaaactcaaatttgaacttaactctttgaaataaattaaatttgagtttaatttagctcaaatttaattttatttgtcacAATCCGCAAAagtattttgtaaaaattaatgAGATAGAAAATGAATTCGAAgtattattacatattttacCGATGATTAGGTTCGAAATTCTCTTCtaaaaattaagtatattaTTGTGAAAgatttaataagttttaaagCAAATTACATTTCTTAGTTAAAGCTTGAGTTAAAAAATCATTT harbors:
- the LOC123193259 gene encoding ankyrin repeat-containing protein ITN1-like, yielding MASSVEEGSGRDLEKGQMTPQLSQNPLWEPLQTPSPVPSPSPSPSSATAPALVLSNSGKRIDQAGKKKYVKQVTGRHNDTELHLAAQRGDLGAVKQILADIDSQMVGTLSGADFDVEVAEIRASVVNEVNELGETALFTAAAKGYIEVVKELLKYSTKEGLTRKNKSMLDPLHIAAIQGHHAIVQVLLDHDPSLSRTFGPLNATPLISAATRGHAAVVNELLSKDSSLLEIARSNGKNALHLAARPGHVEIVRALLSIDAQLARRTDKKGQTALHMAVKGQSCEVVKLLLEADAAIVMLPDKFGNTALHVATRKKRAEIVSVLLSLPDINVNALTRDHKTALDIAEGLPSSEEASEIKDYLYRYGAVRANELNQPRDELRKTVTQIKKDVHTQLEQTRRTNKNVSNISKELRKLHREGINNATNSVTVVAVLFATVAFAAIFTVPGGDNDDGSAVVVHSASFKIFFIFNAIALFTSLAVVVVQITLVRGETKAEKRVVEVINKLMWLASVCTSVAFIASSYIVVGRRHEWAAILVTVVGGLIMAGVLGTMTYYVVKSKRTRSIRKRVKSARSGSNSWLQSDFSNSEIDRIYAL